GCAAGTAATTCTCCTGATGATCAGTGGTGCTTGCTGTTCCATTCACCCAGCTATTACATAACTCGTGCCATCTCTTCATGAACTTTAATATTTGGGCACTCATGCAACAGCAACAAGAGATTCTTTGGTAAAGTTTCGAGCCTGCTAGAATCTGcagcttcgtcttcttctGATTTTACATGCGGTTCCTCCAATGGACGGTTACTGTCAAGAGTGCTCTCGTGGAACATTTGTAGCGCGTCATCTGCTGAAATTTCTTGGACAGAGTTATGGAGACTTTGAAGTCTTACTCTACATTGGTCGCTGGGCAACAGTTTTTCCTTCAACCTATCAGGAAGACTAGCTAGTGCACTGCAAGGACAACAAAGAGAAAATATTACAAGTGAGAATGTTAGAAGAGAAAGGcagtacaaaaaaaaactattatTAGGACGACAGGAAACCAATATACCTAGTAATTCCCCGAACAAGACCCCACCTATAGGCAATATGCACAGATTCCATAAACCCGATATTGAAACCCTCTTGGGCAGCATCCTTCTGCCCTTCAGTTATCCCATCCCTGTAACCCATCTGAAACAAAACTGAGAGCCGTAATTTAACCCTTGCAAGCAAACATTCCTGGTACGTATCAACACAAACTCGTGATTCATGATTAACCAATAATAAACGTGTTAGTCAAAATCGTTATTAATACCTTACGGAACTGGTTCTGCCTGTAGGCCCATTCTCTGTCTAAGACGGATCCACAACCTGGAGAATCTGacgcatcatcatcatcccaAACGTCGTCATCAACAACATCATCACCGTTGCCTGAACCAGAATTGGCAAAAAATCAACTAGTTGTGACACGACAATCAAACATAGCAGTATTcaagggcggaggacccggtagggcaaggtaccttgatttttgcctcagttacgaattggcgaatacggagtattaaggagatgaaacggggagctaatgGGCGGGATCTGTTCGCGGCGTGACGGGAGCGAGAGAAACGaggggagatagatacctgcggtggaggcgctcgcacgaggaggaagacgagagacggagcgagggggctggggcgctgcTCAGCAGCGGGATGGGAAGgtaggggtggcggcgctcgctcgaAGACGAAGACAAGCGACGGGGTTCATGTTTCCAACTCTGTCTGACCTGGTCCCAAGGGCACACTTCGAATTCCAAATTATCATCTTCCTTTCCCATTTCACACCTTCTTCCGCACTAAACCATCGGACCGACCCGGCACGACCCGGCACGGCCCGGGAGGGCATAATTTAATAcagtaggagcctctcctgTTTGAccccggtcaaaaaaaaaatggtaccaacatctcaatcgatcaagaaacacacacacacaaaattcaaaatacaACGTATCTTAGAAATGCAGTATCATGATGTATCTCAAAATTTTCCATTTACTTTCCTTTATGGAGCTGCACATTTTTTACACATCAAATATTCACATGCATATTTACATACCATCGTGCATTCGTGCAGTGTACACAGGTAGTAAAAACTTATGAGGAACAGCCTTGTATCTATGTACTATGTATGTATTGCACACATAGGTCCCGGTTGTTGGGTTGAGTCGTCACTGATTCTGCTTTTGGTTTGGATAGTCCCTTGGTCCGAAAATGGTTGACCCAATCCTCACATTGGTGCTACCCAGCTCAATCTGAACAAAGACAGCAAAACTGGAGATGTCACAGTTGCTTCCAGGATGAATGGAACTCAAAGGAAGTCTACCGTGTTTGCACCAAATTATGTGGTACCGATTTGATATTGCACAACCCCACTTAACAGTTACACATAAAAAACAAGATATTTTCTTACTGCTTGCTCAAAGTCTCCAGACATTCCCATGGAGAGTTCGAACTGTTCTGTCAGCATCCCTAGGGCCTTGCAAACTTCAATTTTGCAATTTACCAGTGCCTGTATTCAGATCACACAGAAGAGCAGCTTATGAAAGTTAACCCAGAGCAAGCATTTGTGATGATGTGATGATAACAGAAAACTACCTTAAAATTTTCCGGTGTCGAGGAGTAATCTTTCATTCCTATTGTCATGAGACCTGAAAATATTAGGTTTGGGCAGTCTAGTTTCACATGCTTAGCAAGCTCCACGCATCTAGAAGGATCAATACCAGATTTTGCTGAATCAATGGAAGTGTTTCATTAGTGAATTCATCAATCATCATCGCTGAGAAAACCATCTATAACATGATCACATAAAGAAAACTACAACATAAATAAAGCAGCATGACAGCAACTTGAATAAGGCCGGAAATTTGAGCATACTTTACACATGCCTTCTGAAGTAATGATATGAATATATCAATAATAAGTAGTATTAAAATGTATCATAAATGCAAATAAAAATCATTATTTTTCTGTACTCACATTCTTCTCCACTAGTGTTTACTTGCACCATAACTTTCAAAGGCTCCCTCCCCAAGCTAACGACAGCACGGTCAAGGTGATTAGCAATCTGAAAGGATGTCGACAATACGTAATACTCATCGGTAGCAGAAAGGATCAATCCCTTTTGTGAAGATATACAAATATATACTCACACAGTATGGTATGGTTCAGATATATTCAGCTCTTAGTCATAGTAACATGTGCCTGTTGCTTACCTTTTCATTACCTACACCCTCAACCATGTCAAGATTTGGAACAGCAGCTGAAAAACGAAAGAAAAGATGCATTAAGACCGAGCAATATAGCATCTGTATGATCAGTTGCTTAGTACCCAAGAGTGAAGAGCCTACAATTCAATTCACTGGAGACTAAATCTTGTAATTTGGCTCCACCTCTGTTAAGTTGGTGTTGACAGACTTATAAGTTTTCATGTCTATGATAAAAGTTGCttttaaagaaaagaaacaaaaacgcACCAACCAAAGAACAAACATTATAATGGGACATAGCGGGAATGCATAGTTATTCATCAGTAAATTTCTCATGTCCTGAATGGCGTAGTAATTATGGCTTCGTCACTCGGTGAGCACATCAATGAGCAGTAATTACCCATCGCAGATTACTTGTTCTAAGCAAACTAATTATCTATCGTCGTGCCTGTTCCCATACTTCTGCAGCAGAAATGAGGACGAATTATCTACTTGAGATGTGGTTGTCCAGAACATCTCTTCCACAATCATTTGTCAGAATCTTCTATATGAACCAACGTGGCCCGCCGGGGACTAGAGAAGGCAAAAATTAACCATACCTACTAGGGATTTCACTTTGTTGCTCTGCAAGTGCCCGACGAAATGCCACCGGATATCTTCCGGGAGCTGCAACGCAAAAGACGGCAGAAGAAAGCAATCAGGCAACCATTTCAAGTAAAACAAGATCAAACTTCCACTAGTATCGAGCTGCCCGATCCGGAGCTCAACCTGCGGCGCCTTGGTGACGAACTCCTGGACGTAGTTCTCGCCGAAGCAGCGGTGCCCGGCGTCGTAGAGCTGCCGCAGCAGCGACACCGGCTTGGTCTtccccaccgccaccacccgcaccgcctccgccgcccgccccgaCCGCTCCGCCGCACGCCCCGCCCGCGCCAGCACCGTCCGCATCGCCGCCGCGACCGGAGCAGccgccccctccgccgccgccgctgccatccCACCTCGGcacctctctctcctcttccctCCTTCAGCGTCTGCTCCACTACTCGTGTTGGTAAACGGTGGATGCCTCTCTcccacagaaaaaaaatctaagagCTTAGCCATAGCGCTATACGGGCCGTTTAGGCCCAAGATGGTAAATACTATGGGACGGAGGGCCCATTTCGCCATTTGCGGCGAGAGGCGAACGTGTCGAGCTCTGGCCGCTCCTAGCTCGCGCGCCGCCAcgtcgccgcccgcctccggcCACCGCAGCACGCGCGCGGGTTCGAATCGAACTCGAGACAAAACGGCAGCGGCCTGCGGACGCAGCTGCAACTGGATGCGCCACCAGTAGCAGAGGGTCTGGGCGGCGCGCGTCATGGACGCGGAGGGTTTGCTGGCGTCTGCGGCGATCAACCTGGGGCTGGCGCTGGTGGCGCTGTCGCTCTTCTCCATGCTGAAGAAGCAGCCCGGGAACGCGCCCGTCTACCAGCCGCGGCGgatggcggccggcggcggcggcgtgttGCCGCTCGGCACGGGGCGGCTGACCCCGTCCTTCCGGTGGGTCGGCGCCGCGTTCCGGATCTCCGAGGAAGACGTGCTGCGGCGCCACGGGCTCGACGCCCTCGCCGTCATCCGCCTCTTCAAGTTTGGGTGCGTGCTTGCGTTGCGTCCTCTGAACTGATCCTGCTTCTGAATGTATACTCACGTTGCATGTTTCGATTGGATTGTAGGATCAAGTGTTTCAGTGTCTGCTCAATTGTTGGAGTGTTGATCCTTGCGCCGGTAAATTATACCAGTCAAGGCCCTTCCGGCCTCAAAAGGCCAAATTCGATGGAGCTTTTCACGGTGTCCAATGTTACCAGGGGCTCTGACAGGTTTACTCTGTCCCTGTCTGCATTTTCCACTTTCACCTTGAATGTTATTTTTCATTAGAATGTTCAGTTAAAACATTGCGGTGGTTCATAAATCTGCCGAGATTGGTCAAAAAAGCGTACATATGCTTGTAAACCAAATTATGTTCCAAACTGCTTCATGGCTACAAACGGACTAAAATGGTCCTACTATGTGTACAGTTTAAATGTCCTTATTTTCACTTGACTAGCTCTAGTACTGCCTACCAACTGAAAACTGGTGCTAATCTTGTGGTATTGATTTAGTTCTTATTTTTGCACGACAGGCTTTGGGTCCATTTCTCGTGTCTATGCTTCATATCCTTttatgtggtgtatttgcttcATAAGGTACATTCGTAAAAACTTGCGAGTTGATCCATCTGCGTGCCTTGTGGTAATAGACTAATAATGTTAGATTAAATACCATAACTTTGAATGAAATACTTCGATTTTGACTTTTCAATTGTGTTAGTTGATATAGGAATTTAATGCTGTTATCTTGTCTGCCTGTTGAGATTTGGTACAGTGTTGGTATGTTTTAATAATCAAGGAATTAattattatatcatgcaaacacTTGCATCAATTAGTCGAAAGATGTAGCATTGTGGAGGTGACTATTCGGCTTTGTTCGGAAGGAGAAATATTTACTAATTACACTGGCATATCCATTTTTATTTGAAACAGGAGTATAAAGAAATGTCCCACAAAAGAATACAGCACTTGAAGTATCACAGGAAGAGACCTGATCAATTTACCATTTTAGTTCAAGGAATTCCTATATGCTCAGATCACGGAGCTTATGGTTGTCATGCTGATCACTTCTTCTCACAACACTACCTGACATACGAATCATATCAAATATTACATGACATAGGAAATATTGAGGCATTACAGGTGAGTACATTGTAGCAATGAGTGTGTTTAATCTGTGTCTTGTTTATTTGCAGATTATTAAATCACAAACTGCGATAGTATTTTCCAAAACTGTCTCTGAGTTAGATTATGTTACCACTTGTTTGTTACACCAAGTGGCCATACTTCTCATTATTACATACTCACATTATGGTTTAAGAAACCATGAACTTGTGCTtatattctttcttttttcttcaaggAATTGTATGTTTGTATCAATATCAGGTGAACTCTAGCAAAAGTAGTGATACCCCAGTTTAGGTCCAAGTACTGACTTATTGCTAAGTTCTTGATGGGAACTTTCTAGAATGTAGGGCACGTGAATCTTAACTTTCCTTTAAGTTTTGTTCAATCTGTCACAGTTCACAGATAAATTAGCGGTAATATCAATCTTCATTTACGCAGGCTGTAGAAGTGTAAGAATCAAAAATTCATAACTGTTAGTTACCAAAGATGTTTAGAATATTACGTTGAATTTCAAAATGGTGCCACTTAGTCTGAGCAGTCTGCAAACTTTCAACTTGTGGAAAAAACTCTTTTGGTAACCCAAAATTTGGCAGCATCGTATGTCATTATGCTGTCAGAGAAGAGGGAAAAAGATGGTCAAGCATGATAACAAACTCTAATATTCCCATATATGGGGGATAATTTTATATTGATTAACTTTTTTCATGGACTATATCATACATCTAAGCACCTGTTCATTTCTTGCTGTCTCTATTTTCGAGGTAGAATAGCTAAacacccgtgcgttgctacagaTAAAACAAATGAGACTACCCTATAGATAAATAGACAACAATTACATATTAGTTATACATGTTAGTAATTTTATCTCAACTTTGTTGACAAACATCATTGCCATCTCTGTCTATGGCAATATATTTATTGTTTGCATTAGAAGAAACTGAGGAGCTTTTCTTACAATAGAAGAAGCTTTGGAGGTGACGGACCGCCACCGATTGAGCCTTTTTTTAGGAGCGAAGATATGGGCACACCGTGAACTCGTGATGCATTTTTCTATATTTACTAATCAAGTAATCATTGTTACAGAAGCTGGCATCTTCCCTTGAGAAACAGATAAAGAGGAAAAGAGATACCCGAAGATGTAGCTTTTGGAGATGGATCTGGTGCAAGCTCACATTAGGATCAATAGATGCTCACAGTCAGGAACGTAAACTGAAGGAAGTGCACCAGTCTATTCGTCTCCTGCAGTGTGAAAACATGCTTAAACAAAAGGTACTCAGGATGCATTGTGCATTCTTGACTTCACCCACTTGTGCTCAGAATAACTTTAGTACGTCCTGTCGCCAAATAGAAGAGTAGTGCACCTATTGCCATTTCCATCATTTAATGACGTTTTCAACTCTAGGAGTTACCCGTAGCTTTTGTCTCATTCAAATCCCGGTTGGAGGCTGCCCAAGCTGCTGAGATGCAACAGCATGTCAATCCGCTATCCCTGGTTACACGATATGCTCCCGAACCAACTGATGCAATATGGTCAAATCTGGCTATTCCCTTCAGCCGTATTGCTGCATATAAGATTGGAGTCTTCATTGCTGCATTTCTACTAACGGTGTTCTTCACCATCCCTGTCACAGCGGTGCAAGGGATAGTACAATTTGAGAAGATTAAGAAATGGTTCCCACTGGCTAGAGCTGTGCAACTTATGTTAGTGGTCACAACTCAAGTAATTTTGGCAGTTCGAGATTTTGCATTTACCTGAGTATGATAACATTAACAAGCTGATGCTTTGTTATTTTGCAGTCCAGGTTTGAATTCTGTTGTAACTGGATATCTTCCAAGCATGATCTTAAATGGATTTATCTACTTGATTCCCTTCGCGATGCTTGGTATGGCTTCATTTGAAGGTTGTATTTCCAAAAGCCAAAAGGAAATCAAGGCCTGCAACATGGTGTTCTACTTCTTGCTAGGAAATGTTTTCTTCCTGAGTATTCTTTCAGGTTCTCTACTCGATCAGATAGGAGAATCCTTTACGCACCCGAAAGACATCCCTAGCCGTCTTGCTAGTGCTGTTTCTGCACAGGTAAAGCCAAAGCATACTGAATTGCATTCCTGCTGTTCCAAGTAACAAATTCGTTCTGTTACCTATATGGTATTGTTTTTAGATATGTTCCAGAAACAAGTTGAATGTTCAACATGAAGCAATTATATTATGGGACCATATTATTAACTTGTTCATTTTGCAGTCAGATTTCTTCATCACATACATCTTGACCAACGGCATGTCaggattttcttttgaggTTCTTCAGTTTGGTTTGCTTACATGGCACTTCTTGAAGGTGCATTCAGTTGGACATACTGACGAGCCGTATCTCTATGGCTTCCCTTACTACAGAGTTGTGCCCATCGTTGCCCTTGCAGTGTTGATTGGAATGGTTTATGCTGTAGTTGCACCTCTTCTGCTTCCGATTCTTGTGATATATTTTTTGCTTGGTTATGCAGTGTTCATCAACCAGGTAGCCTCTTTTGTTCACAAGACTTGTTGCCGACatatttcctttctttttattaTCAATTTTAAGTTTATTTAGGATGCCGTTGTTTCGATCTTAAATGTGTAAGAGGGTCATtttgaattattattttaattcCTTTATGTTTTCATTTGAAAATAACAACACATATTTAAATATTCATTGTTTATGTTTTGTACTTATCTTCTGTCACCCAACAATCACCTTGATCCTTCCGAATTTTGTAGTGATTACTGATTAACGACTATGCTATACAGATGGAAGATGTATATGAAATCACATACGACACTTGTGGACAATATTGGCCTAATATTCACCACTACATCTTCCTCTCAGTCACGCTCATGCAAACTACCATGATAGGTTTGTTCGGGCTGAAGTCGAAGCCAGGAGCTTCGTTTGCCACGATTCCCTTGCTTGTGTTGAACATCATGTTCAACGAGTACTGCAAGGTTCGGTTTCTTCCAACTTTCCAATGCCGACCGGTCCAGGTATCTCGATAGTCATTTTGTTTCAACAAGTATATTCTATGAAGACCACAAAGATGATTCATCGTATTATCCGTGCACTTAATTTTTGTTATCTTCACAAGATCTGCAAGGAGAATGATGACCTTGATAAAACTGAGGGGGCAGCAGAAGGCAGCTCGGATCATGCCATCAGGGCTTATACACCGCCATGGATGCGTCCGATGCAATGCTCCTCAGAATCCAGCTCGGTGCAACCTTTAGTTCGTTGTTTTGTATAGTGCTATTGGCAATGCCGATGGTTGCAATCTTACAAGAGCCCCCATCAGCATGACAACAAACACAGAAACGCTGTGCCGTTTCTGTAATTATTCTGCAGTTAAATAAGCATtgtaattattatttttcctgCAGTTACAGGCAGCTCCACAAACTGAGCTGTTGACACTTGTATTATGCCAGCATGTATTCCTAACCGGGGATTAGGGATGTTCATATCCTGTCGATCAAGGAAAACTGCAATCAACACATTTTGACAGTTTGGGCCACACAAGTTTGACGGGTTGAAGACGGCCACATCATGCGAAGACATCCTCAGCCTTGTTtagaaggaagaggaagacctAGGGGGCTTACGTCCTCATTTCACTCTTTTTGCTCCTGCAAGACACGACTCAACTACTTTTTACAATTGACAGGGTAGGTCGGAGGTCAGATGAAGGGTCTTCCCCATAAAGATAGATTAGTACTGGAAGGTTCAGATGAAGGAAGGGCTGAAACAAGGCAAAAACTATTCAATGGGGTAAATAAATATGAGTAATCCGTGAGACAGCATCATCTCGCAAAGATCGTCCATGCTACCATGTGGATGAGATGCAGCAGAATCAGGTGGATGAGTTTGGGACCAATCCGTGAACAGGCCTACCAAGGATCGCCCTTGTTCTTCCAGAACCTTTCCAGATATATATTCTATTCCACGTTCGGTAGCAAGAATAATGGTACAACagcaaaaaatgttttttacaGGATGTCCCTTGTATCAGACAAGAAATAAAAGTCCAACCTGGGAATAAAAGCTAGAGAACAAaatcctagctagctaagaaCCAAGATAAAATATTTGAAACTTGCCAGAAGGCCCAGATGGACTGGCCGAAATAAGATTACTGGTTTTACATTTCAGTTTGAGGAAATCTATATTGACTTCACTCGAATAAAATTACTGGTTTTACATTGAAACTTCCAGAATTCTACACTGACTCTCGAATAAGATTGCTGGTTCTACACTGAGGTAGCAGAGAGAACTTTGACTTCCTCATCAGCATTGTACAGTTACGAGATATTACTGTGGTGTTGCTCCGCGAGGTGGGGGATgctgtggcggcggtggtggaaGGACAACATTGCCCATCCCTGGCTGCAATGATCAAGGACATGCTTCAGTATAGCCAGAGCTTACACATAACATATACAGGGTATCCTTGCCAAACCAATTCAAGTTAGATCCGAGAAATCCACTAAAATATGACAGGAATCTTACTTGGTAAGAACTTAGACCAGGGATGGTCGACATTTGTCCCTGTGGAGTCATTTGTCCCTGAGGCCGGTTGTACATGCCACCCATAGGAAAGTTTTGCATGCCAGAAGCACCTGATGCACCTTGAATATTTCCCATTCCATTTGGGAAGGCACCCATTTGAGGCATATTGCTGGGAGGAACGGACCCTGGATGCCCCTGATTCAGGCCAATCAAGTGTTGTGGCATTTGAGGCATCATCTGGTTCGACGAACCTTGCATTGCCTGCCCAGATTAAAATGAACACATCACCCATCTTTCTAGCAGTTCACAAAGGTTCAGCACAGAGAAGCCGTTATGAGTGGTGTAAAATGTAATTTCATTATGCATATAACTGTAACATCAAATAGATGACTGACTACAGGTGAACTTATTCAACTCCAGAACAGTAGCACAAACTGACAGGTTTCAAGCTTTTGCTCAAAACTCGGAGTTTGACAAGCATATGGTGTTTCACTGGCTTGCATATGGTGTTTCACTGGCAACAAAGCCATATAGAGAATACGAACAAAATACAAATAAGGTATTGGTGAATAGTACCATGGGGTGTGGCATTGGCGGTAGCGGTGGGTTCACTGGTGATGGCCCTGGCATGGAACCTGGCATCGATGGAAGCTGAGGAAGTGGTGGTCGAGGTCCTTGTTGATGTGCAAGCATATGCCCTGGTGGCTGCAGCTGAGGCatgtttggaggtggtggccgAAATTGAGAATGTTGCTGCTGAGGCATCTGTTGATAGTGTTGATGCTGCCCACTAGGCAGAAGAGATGGATGAGGACCTGGTGGCAAcggaggcgggccaggtggaaGCCCTGGAATAGATGGCCTCTGTTCCCCGTGATCAGATCCATCAAGATGCATTGCAACACCAATGCCAGGAATTGTACTAGCAAAAGGTCCAGGTATTGGAGGTTCAGGCATCTGGAATCCACGACCGGCAAAACCAGGATGTTGATCACCATAACCTGATAAATTAACATTTTCAATTAAGCACTTTTGTCCAgtttaagaaaacaaaaccaaacaaaacagGGACGATGAAATGACTATCAAGCACACAAACAAAGTGAATTACTGATGTTTATGGAATTTGTTAGCTAAACTGCAAGTACATTCACATACCCATCTTTTATCATACGATTAGAACAAGATGTTAAATAGACCCAAAAAAACAGTGAACAAATCAAATCGACCTTGAAGCTGTCCACCGTTGTATCTATCACGGGTAAGATCGCCAGGCCTGTTTCTACACCAAAATCTCGTAGCATGATCATTGCCCCCActgaaagaaaataatagGATATCAGTCCCACACTAATCCATAGTACAAGGACACGCAGTGAAATGGCAGTTTGAATAGTTCAGATACATATATGTAAGCATCCACATCTACCATCATAAGTACATTAAGAAAATAATAACACACAAGCAGATGATCACTACAATATATTAACTCATTAAGATTGAAATTCAGAAAGTAATAGCTTAAAAATTAAGTACCTGGAAAGTAGATAGCCCACTGGATGCCAGGCAAGGTCCCACACACTATTGTCATGTGCATTATTTATTTCTATCTGTGGGGTTTCATGGCTGCCAAACCAATAAAATATTTGCACGTCAGATTGAGATATCATGTAACTAAGTTTATATTGagaaagaaagatgaaaaATAGAGACTTGAttaatcatatactccctctgatccataaaaaagtgtcgtccattttgtactaagtgggcgacactttttatggatcggagggagtacttcatgCCCATCGAGGTGCAGGTCTTAACACACCAGAAAATTAGAGTCAAATGAGTCCTGAATTCCAGTACGTGCAAACTGAATCTATGATAACAAACTGCCAGGAAGTAAGAATTATTATGCCAATGGCTCTATTGTTGTCTCTTACCCAACCAACCAATGAAAGATTCCTCCATCATAGCTCCCACTAACAAAGTATTCTTCATGGAATGGATGCCATGCCAAAGCTGCAGAAATAAAgagtaaataaaataatactcATTCAATACAATCATGTTGAACAAGGGCAGTGGCAGACATTAGAGTTGTTGAGTAACAAAGTCATTAGTCTGATCATGTAAAGCAAATGAGCAGCAACTTGTGTGAAAATACATCAAATCTTATAGGATGGGAACATAAAGCTCATTATGTAATGACATCTAACCAGTTACATCCTTATTGTGCCCACGGAAGGATTCAAGCTCTTTCATGGATCTAATATCATATAGCTGCACAAAACACGTTAACAATTAACCATTGAGGAATTGTCCAATATAACATGAATTAATTTACTAGATAGAAAGAGACAACTAGAGCGAGATATCCCAAGTTCCTCAAGAGCCAAGGTAAATGTTATTTGAGCAGGGAGTACAATTGTTTACATTAAATTTAGTAGTGACGAAAGAGGAGAGTTCCTTCCCTACTACATTACTCATCAGGTTTAATAACTTGGTTCATTCTGATCATATGGCCCAAGGGCAGTCTAAAGCAGTATCAAACTACCGacacaattaatatgaattgCAATGGTAGTCCTCGCCAGCACAAGCATGCTGAATATATGAGAAACACTAAGCTACCAGCTCATAGTAAGTATACTTCTTTCAGAAGGAAAGGCAAAACAGAACAGGGTACAAAAGTAAAGTTATTGACCTTGATAATCTGGTCCTTAGAGGCAGTCAACACCCAGTTCCCATTCTGATTCCACTTTACACATTGCACTATGTTTTTATGACCATGGCTGCAGAAATAACTCGTCATGTACTGACGTACCACAGAGCTTCAAAGTTAGTAACATAATATGAGAGACAAAATACTTACAATGAGCGTAGCTCTCTACCACTTTTTGCATCCCAGAGTTTCACAAGATAATCTTTACCACCTAAATAGCACAGAAACAAATGAGCTCTGGACAAATAAGTGCATTAAACTAGCAATAATAATGACTAACCTGAAACCAATAAAGATTTCGTAGGATGCCAATCGACACTTTTAACATCCCAACCATGGCCTAGCTGAGTTTGAAGGCAAATTCAGGTTAAATCACACAAAAACCATTAATAACACAAAATGTGATGCAAAGAAGAAAAGCTTAGCAACATTACCAGTTAAAGATCTTTCTTCTTGGCATCTTGCAAAGTCCCAAACCTTCACAGTTGTGTCATCAGAACATGAACAAAACTTCAGGTCTGTTCTACAAAAGCTGTTCACAGTATGTGTTTAAGTAAGGAATGAATATTAACTTGGCATAACTAAAGTAACAAAAGCACATAGCACAGTCATCACCTCAAGTCACGGACTGATTCTCCATGGGCAGTTTTGTTCACCTTAACGTTATTCATGTTACTTTGCCAATACCTGCAAAAGATTCAGAACATGAAGCTAACACATCAAATAATGTATCTATCAGTATCGTAATTTTTAAGGGTCAGTATCCAGAAATGGTACAAGGAGggtgaaaactga
The Brachypodium distachyon strain Bd21 chromosome 2, Brachypodium_distachyon_v3.0, whole genome shotgun sequence genome window above contains:
- the LOC100844264 gene encoding uncharacterized protein YAE1, which gives rise to MGKEDDNLEFEVSASTAGNGDDVVDDDVWDDDDASDSPGCGSVLDREWAYRQNQFRKMGYRDGITEGQKDAAQEGFNIGFMESVHIAYRWGLVRGITSALASLPDRLKEKLLPSDQCRVRLQSLHNSVQEISADDALQMFHESTLDSNRPLEEPHVKSEEDEAADSSRLETLPKNLLLLLHECPNIKVHEEMARVM
- the LOC100834292 gene encoding flowering time control protein FY, whose amino-acid sequence is MMHQHQHQHQPPPPPPPQHPPPQAAGGGGGGGGGEFYRGPLQPPMRQLSAASSTNLPPEYAAHSGPPQQHHHHQQQPPPQQQQQPFDAYGDNFGAKRMRKPVQRRTVDYTSSLVRYAQARMWQRDARDRFTLQPTAAAVLDMLPSVAYPDNPSTSFAAKFVHSSINKNRCSINCVVWTPTGRRLITGSQSGEFTLWNGQSFNFEMILQAHDQAVRSMIWSHNENWMVTGDDGGAIKYWQSNMNNVKVNKTAHGESVRDLSFCRTDLKFCSCSDDTTVKVWDFARCQEERSLTGHGWDVKSVDWHPTKSLLVSGGKDYLVKLWDAKSGRELRSFHGHKNIVQCVKWNQNGNWVLTASKDQIIKLYDIRSMKELESFRGHNKDVTALAWHPFHEEYFVSGSYDGGIFHWLVGHETPQIEINNAHDNSVWDLAWHPVGYLLSSGGNDHATRFWCRNRPGDLTRDRYNGGQLQGYGDQHPGFAGRGFQMPEPPIPGPFASTIPGIGVAMHLDGSDHGEQRPSIPGLPPGPPPLPPGPHPSLLPSGQHQHYQQMPQQQHSQFRPPPPNMPQLQPPGHMLAHQQGPRPPLPQLPSMPGSMPGPSPVNPPLPPMPHPMAMQGSSNQMMPQMPQHLIGLNQGHPGSVPPSNMPQMGAFPNGMGNIQGASGASGMQNFPMGGMYNRPQGQMTPQGQMSTIPGLSSYQPGMGNVVLPPPPPQHPPPRGATPQ
- the LOC100833981 gene encoding CSC1-like protein At3g54510 — its product is MDAEGLLASAAINLGLALVALSLFSMLKKQPGNAPVYQPRRMAAGGGGVLPLGTGRLTPSFRWVGAAFRISEEDVLRRHGLDALAVIRLFKFGIKCFSVCSIVGVLILAPVNYTSQGPSGLKRPNSMELFTVSNVTRGSDRLWVHFSCLCFISFYVVYLLHKEYKEMSHKRIQHLKYHRKRPDQFTILVQGIPICSDHGAYGCHADHFFSQHYLTYESYQILHDIGNIEALQKLASSLEKQIKRKRDTRRCSFWRWIWCKLTLGSIDAHSQERKLKEVHQSIRLLQCENMLKQKELPVAFVSFKSRLEAAQAAEMQQHVNPLSLVTRYAPEPTDAIWSNLAIPFSRIAAYKIGVFIAAFLLTVFFTIPVTAVQGIVQFEKIKKWFPLARAVQLIPGLNSVVTGYLPSMILNGFIYLIPFAMLGMASFEGCISKSQKEIKACNMVFYFLLGNVFFLSILSGSLLDQIGESFTHPKDIPSRLASAVSAQSDFFITYILTNGMSGFSFEVLQFGLLTWHFLKVHSVGHTDEPYLYGFPYYRVVPIVALAVLIGMVYAVVAPLLLPILVIYFLLGYAVFINQMEDVYEITYDTCGQYWPNIHHYIFLSVTLMQTTMIGLFGLKSKPGASFATIPLLVLNIMFNEYCKVRFLPTFQCRPVQICKENDDLDKTEGAAEGSSDHAIRAYTPPWMRPMQCSSESSSVQPLVRCFV
- the LOC100833669 gene encoding pyridoxal phosphate homeostasis protein → MAAAAAEGAAAPVAAAMRTVLARAGRAAERSGRAAEAVRVVAVGKTKPVSLLRQLYDAGHRCFGENYVQEFVTKAPQLPEDIRWHFVGHLQSNKVKSLVAAVPNLDMVEGVGNEKIANHLDRAVVSLGREPLKVMVQVNTSGEESKSGIDPSRCVELAKHVKLDCPNLIFSGLMTIGMKDYSSTPENFKALVNCKIEVCKALGMLTEQFELSMGMSGDFEQAIELGSTNVRIGSTIFGPRDYPNQKQNQ